One Bombilactobacillus folatiphilus genomic window, AATTTTTATGCACTTCAAAGGCGGCAAGGCTGTGGCCACCGCAGCAGGAATTTTATTAGCTTATAACCCACCATTATTTTTGTTTGCCTTTTTCTTGTTTGCAATAATTATCTTAATCAGTAGCACCGTCAGTTTAGCTAGCCTGATTTCTTTACCAGTTTTGACATTTCTAATTTGGCGAACGCATGATCCGTATTTCCTATTTGCTGCCGTTTTGGTAACTATTGTCGTGTACATCCGACATATTCCGAATATCAAGCGTTTGGCGAATCACAATGAAAATTTAGTGCACATCGGCTTGGTTTATTCATTGTCTAAAAAAAGACAATCACGAAGTCATTAAGACAAAAGGGCATATCCATTCTACCCAAAATTATTAAGATTGCAATTCATAATCAGCTTAAGCAAACTGGTGTTCGTATAATTTTAATTATATCATGTTGACCTTTAAAATGCTTCTTCTTTTTGAACTACTCAAAGAGTAATGTATAAAAAATAAAATGGCCTGCCAATTATCTAAATTTGGAGGTCATTTTATTTTTTATAACTGAAAAACTATCTTGGAAACTTATTTGTTACTTTTCAAATCCTGTTTTCCAGCATCATAATACTTGGTAGAACCAATTTTTCCTTGCAACTTAAATTTCTTATTTTTATAAACTAACTTCGTTACAGAATCATTATCTAAACTCTTACCTTGATATTCTGGAATTCGTTCCGCACTTAAAAATTGATCAATCGACATGCCAGAACTCACGACTAAAACATTACCACCACCATTTTTTTTCTGATGCTGCGCAATTTGCGTTAAAACATCTGTCATCCGTTTTTGGACCTGTTTGGAACTTTCAGCCCGATCACGTGGTTTTAAGTCAGTTTGCAACTCATTTTCCTTATCCAATTGATAATAACCATCTTGCATCTTTTGCATAACCTGCTTGCCTGTTTTTTTGGTAAACGTTTGCACGTTGGGGTAACCATAATACTTAGCTATTTTAACAACTGATTCCTTCATATCAGGTCGACCTTCGTAACTACCGTAATTATCTTCACGCAAATCAGGTTTAGTCTGTAACTTGACCTTTTTATTATCAGAATATTTTAAAGCTCCTTGTGCAGTTTCCTCTTGTCGTGTTAAATTCCCTGCATAAGCCGATTGAAATTTAACTTTTTTCAAACCTAATCCTAAGGCTTTGGCCCCTTGTTTACCATTATTCGTTAACGGATAATCCGACCAACCTTGAGCCACATGCATCACATTAGCTGTGGTTTCCCCATGACGTGTTAAGTAAATAACCACCGGTTTTTGTTTGGTAGCTTGCGTAACTTGCGGTTGCTGCAGTGCAATACCTCCAGCCACTCCCAACGCTAGCACACTAAGTACCTTCGTTACTTTTTTGAACATTCTTAAAACCCTCTTCTTTTAAAATTCGAAACAGGAACATTTTAATCTAAGAATGAATGCGGTGTCAATCCTAGTTCTCTATTCTATCAGCACTTAAAGGAATCTTCAGTCAACAAAAAGAGTGTCAAATTAATAAAAATTCGACACTCTTTTAAATTTAATTCATTTAATGCTGCAATTTTTTCATAAAATAGTCGCCAATGCCTTGAATCACAAAGACCAAAATTAAAATAAAAATTAACGAAACAATTGTAACATCATTTTCAAAACGTTGATAACCAACAGCAATGGCCATATTGCCTAGGCCACCACCACCAATAGCGCCAGCCATTGCCGTTAAACCTATCAAACTAATCATCGTTAGTGTCGCCGAACGAATTAACTCTGGTAAACCTTCTTTTAAATAAACCCGATAAATAATTTGCCAAGATGAACACCCCATCGCTTGTGCGGCTTCTACCACACCAGGATCTACCTCGACTAATGCCAATTGAACTTGCCGGGCAAAAAATGGTGCTGTTCCAATAATTAACGGAACTAAAGCTCCTGTTGGTCCAATCGTTTGTCCTACAATCAACTTAGTAAACGGACCAATGACAGCTAACAAAATAACAAACGGAATAGATCGAAAAATATTTACTAGTTTATCTAAACAATAATAAAATTTTTTATGAGGCAAAATACCATTTTCTGCTGTTACAATCAAAGCTAATCCTAAAATTAAACCTAAAACACCAGCAAACAAAGCACTAACAAAAGTCATATACAAGGTTTGATAAATTGCTTCTACAAAACCGTTATCACCCGACCAATTAGCTACAACATTGGGCATCCAAGCCTTAATTAACTGCATTTAATTCACCTCTATCTGATCTAAATCAATTTGCTTAACTGTGACTTGCAAATGATTCAAATAGTCCAATGCCGACTCAATTTCAGGATCTGGTCCTGATAATTCCAATAACATAATTCCCACAGTTGTTCCTTGGATTTGCTCAATATTACTAAATAGAATATTAGCTGTCACCCCAAAACGCTGGTACAATTCCACGACAATCGGTTGCCCCGTTACATCACCAAAATAATCTAACTCTACTAAATTATAATTTTTGGAATCAACTAGCTGTTGGTGCTTGATTTCTTCTAATACATTATCCAAACGAGTGGCAGATGCAACAAATTTTTGCGTTAATTGTTGTTTAGGATGACCAAAAATATCCAACACACTCCCTTGCTCAATTAGTTCACCTTGATCCATAACGGCTACGTAATTACAAATTTGTTTAATCGCGTCCATTTCATGAGTGATAATCACAATCGTAATTTGCAATTTTTGGTTCAAATATTTCAACAAATTCAAAATATCAGTTGTTGTTTCTGGATCCAATGCACTCGTCGCTTCATCGGAAATCAAAATCTGTGGATCATTAGCCAAAGCTCTGGCAATAGCGACTCTTTGTTTTTGACCACCTGATAATTGTGATGGATAAGTATCAACTTTATCAGATAATCCCACCAAATCTAGCAATTTAAGAACCTTATCGTGACGTTGCTGTGCATTTAATTGACTATTTAATAAGGGAAACTCAACATTTCCGAAAACTGTTCGTGAAGCCATTAAATTAAAATGCTGAAAAATCATGCCGATCTTTTGTCGTGCTTCGCGCAATTGCTTGGGTTTATATGTCAACAAATCTTGACCGCTAACAATCACTTGTCCTGCGGTAGGGCGCTGCAGTAGATTAATTACTCGTACAAGCGTACTTTTGCCTGCACCAGAGTAGCCCATAATGCCAAACACATCACCTTTTTTTACACTTAAAGAAACATCTTT contains:
- the plsY gene encoding glycerol-3-phosphate 1-O-acyltransferase PlsY — protein: MLKIAICFILAYLIGSFPSGYLIGKLFFHQDIRQNGSGNIGTTNTFRVFGVLPGVTVLVLDIFKGTLGASLPVFFQVPGKPWMIIIGLASVLGHCFSIFMHFKGGKAVATAAGILLAYNPPLFLFAFFLFAIIILISSTVSLASLISLPVLTFLIWRTHDPYFLFAAVLVTIVVYIRHIPNIKRLANHNENLVHIGLVYSLSKKRQSRSH
- a CDS encoding histidine phosphatase family protein, producing the protein MFKKVTKVLSVLALGVAGGIALQQPQVTQATKQKPVVIYLTRHGETTANVMHVAQGWSDYPLTNNGKQGAKALGLGLKKVKFQSAYAGNLTRQEETAQGALKYSDNKKVKLQTKPDLREDNYGSYEGRPDMKESVVKIAKYYGYPNVQTFTKKTGKQVMQKMQDGYYQLDKENELQTDLKPRDRAESSKQVQKRMTDVLTQIAQHQKKNGGGNVLVVSSGMSIDQFLSAERIPEYQGKSLDNDSVTKLVYKNKKFKLQGKIGSTKYYDAGKQDLKSNK
- a CDS encoding methionine ABC transporter permease, with translation MQLIKAWMPNVVANWSGDNGFVEAIYQTLYMTFVSALFAGVLGLILGLALIVTAENGILPHKKFYYCLDKLVNIFRSIPFVILLAVIGPFTKLIVGQTIGPTGALVPLIIGTAPFFARQVQLALVEVDPGVVEAAQAMGCSSWQIIYRVYLKEGLPELIRSATLTMISLIGLTAMAGAIGGGGLGNMAIAVGYQRFENDVTIVSLIFILILVFVIQGIGDYFMKKLQH
- a CDS encoding methionine ABC transporter ATP-binding protein, encoding MYKQEPIIELKNISVTFQTKEQELQAVKDVSLSVKKGDVFGIMGYSGAGKSTLVRVINLLQRPTAGQVIVSGQDLLTYKPKQLREARQKIGMIFQHFNLMASRTVFGNVEFPLLNSQLNAQQRHDKVLKLLDLVGLSDKVDTYPSQLSGGQKQRVAIARALANDPQILISDEATSALDPETTTDILNLLKYLNQKLQITIVIITHEMDAIKQICNYVAVMDQGELIEQGSVLDIFGHPKQQLTQKFVASATRLDNVLEEIKHQQLVDSKNYNLVELDYFGDVTGQPIVVELYQRFGVTANILFSNIEQIQGTTVGIMLLELSGPDPEIESALDYLNHLQVTVKQIDLDQIEVN